From Daphnia magna isolate NIES linkage group LG2, ASM2063170v1.1, whole genome shotgun sequence:
TCAGGTTTGGGACAGGTTTATTACCCTCACCTTTTTCCCCCCCTGCTTTTTTGTTGCTGTACTCTTGGCTAACCAGAGTGAGAAGAAGGGTGGGGCTTTTGGTGTGACCTCGTTACGTACTGACTGTAAATAACGAGACGTGACGCACTAGAGAACAAATAATGCAGATGACTAATTTTATCAGTGAATTTCATTTGGGCTTTAttatacattttattttcggATTGCTGGAGACACAGATTACACACATTGGGATTGTAAGTCGTAATGGTactttgttttggttttacATTCTGTATCGAAATGAAGAGTTTTGCCGGAAGTGGTTAGTGCACACGGACATGAAACTTCTTTTCCCTTTCCCTCGCCACCCGTTGCCCTTCCTTTTTTGCTAGAAAGTGAAAGCCATCTAGTGGCCCTTGTGCGAACCGACGTCTGTATTTTAGGAGAAAAAGAGACCGACTGTCAAAAAAATGGCTTCGTGTAACGAAAGTCCCTGCTCTCACTCTACAGAATTTCCTGAAAGTAAGTtgaattgaattttgttttcattgatAAACTTTCCCTTACCATCAATTAAAGGAAAGTTTTCTTTGCGGCCGTTTGGAACCAATATGAGTACATTCAGCTCGAAATTCCATGTTTAAGACTTAACGGAAGGGAGGGTTCATACGTATTTGAGACCCACCCACACTTTTTTGTTACTACTAATTTGCTCTCACCTTATTTTGGGGTAAATTGACACCTATTCAGGCGAATCGTAAGTTATATACGACAACCGTTTTGCTCATCATGGAATCAGATGTCCATGGTATCCTTGTGCATCCTTGTTTCAGTTCATTCAAACCTATTCGTTACCAGCCCCAAAACTCTTGCCTATTCCCACTTTCCTTCCAAAGAGATTTGCATCTCTGTTTACTCAACCTGATCACGTGAAGGCAATATGCCTGCTACATGGGTGTGACCGCTATCCTCTCACCATTTGACATCAGCATGTAACCGGGATGGCACATCATCCCAAATATTTATATCTATGGCAACTGATGTCCTGTTTTGGAACTCATTCTCACTCCCCTTGTGTATACTTGTTCAGCTGAAAAGCTGTGTTAACAGAGCAGTCACAGTCTATAGGTTCTGTTGACCAGATGTGGGTCAGTTCCTTCTGCAAAACACAACTGACTCATTTTGTGTCTTGTGTGCGTGGTCTCTTTTGCGAAAATTTTTAGGTCGCGACCCACAGTCCATCTTCTCAACCTGTGTGTGAGTGAGTCTGTGTTAGTGTCTCGTCATTTTAGCGAAAGCCCTTGATTGACTGCTGTAATCACTTTTTAAAAGTGTTTTGCCGGAGATATCGGCACCCGGTGAGTCACCAAATGGCTGCTGCAGGATTTTTATCCCTCTCATGTCTTGCATCGAAGAAGATTCCGCGCTTAtctttctttccctttcttgttttttttttgtgtgtcagTGCATACACCATCCATCAGCAGGTTCTTTTTTGGCACAGTCAGGGATCGTAGTGTAGAAGAAGGGCAGGGACAGTCACCGTTAGTTTAGTTGGGCATGACGTCATTCAGCCGATATGATGGCCGTTGCTATAGAGTCCCATCGAAATGGGCGAGTTGTTGGTGTTagattctctctctctctctctcattggTACCTGTTAGCACATTTCCACTTGAATCCTGGCGGCTGTCCAAGAAAACTCGATTAGATTTCGATATGCGATGGAGATggaaggttaaaaaaaaaaaagggttttatTCCAGGTTGTTGTGGTCAGCTAAGGCATGTGTGTAGCGTGTGGTTGAAATTAACAAGGCGACGGgagaatgaaaaacgaaaaaagggGCAGCCAGAAAAATATCAAAGTACGAGTTTCATTGCCACCGCCTCCATTGCCAAAGGCTGCCTGTGCGACTGGGAAAACGTCAGAACAGCTTGGGGAGCTCCGACCAAGTGCTGTTGCtccgtgttttttttctgctttggACCCGCAGTTGGTTCGGCGATTTCATTCCAAGTGGACGTGCTTTTTTTACCCTCCTCTCAGACGCGACCAACTCACCATCCACGAGTCAtcgattgtttttgttttttactggCCCGAACAAGCAACAACAAGAAATCCTGATAACTAATAGGATTTGTTGCGTGGGGAGGTTGGTCAAAACGCACGCACTTTGATGGGTTGTTGTTCGTGTTGAAGAAAAGGGTGCTTGAAAGGGGGGGATCCACCCATCTCAAGTGTCTCCGTACCAAGTTTAGTTCTCGCCGTAACAACATCCACGGTAGGGTTGAAGAAACCTGAACTGGATAGGATTACGCACTCTGAACGCAGTTCgtgctgttctttttttttttatcgagtAGCTGtcacctcccccccccccattccgatcgaactaaaaaaaaacaaaggggtGACGAAATTTAAGATCAAAGAAAACCACAAAAATGAGCGTCGGGGTAGGAATGGGACTAGGACGGGGTCATGTGACACTGGGTCACAATGTTAACCTAATCAGTAGCAAGACAACCAGTTCTGCAAGCGATCGAAACGATGGCCTGGATGGCATGATTGAACACGACCAAATCAGTCCCACCTGGTCGGTGCAGTGTTGGGACACGTTGGGCGATCAAGTCGATCATTTGATCCTGTTGCCCGAACGCGCTTTAACGATGGATTCGGGTTGGTTGCAAGCGGATTTGGCCGAGATTCTGGCTCACTCGGTCATAGGTCACGGCAGGGGAGACAGTAGAGACTATTCCCTGACCCCCTTCTTGTCCCACCCACACGAGCGCTCCTCATTGTCTCATGACGCCTCCGATAGTTGGCTAGCTCACAGCAGGAGACGCTCTTTAGACTGGAGCTCGGTCAATCCTTCAAGCCAACCACAATCTCCTTTTGTTGCTATAGCCACATCACCCGACCGTAAGTTTCttgcctttctttctttttttttttttcttttgataaacactttttttttttttttctttctttctttcttggttttttcttcgaaAAAGTGCAGTATACGTGAAAAGTGTATCGTATATAACAAAAGAGACCCGGGATATCTGACATATTTTCCACGGGAGTTGTAACGGAATTTCTTGCCTTATCCtcggcatttttttatttttattgtgacggtaaaaaaaagggccatGTCCTAGACTCTTGGTTGCTTGATAATTCTTAACACCACCAACAACAACGCAATGTTCACAAGTAGAGGGATGTAGAGAAAGGTTAAAGGATACTTGCTATTAGTTATCCACTAACTCACAAAAGCTTAACGCTGAGGATCGATAGTGACAAGCGACTCAGGAATGTCTATATCCctagatttttatatatttttttaaaacccccAAATAAAATCCGAGCTTTTTCAGTCTCCCCCCATTTTTCTTCGTTCCCCTCGTTCGACTCACGAGAACCCATAAGAATGTTAAGCGAAAAGGCTATAAAGGTTTAGAACGAAgggtttttctctctctgcttTTATCAAATGAAGAAGCCAATTAAACTTTGGAATTTACAATCGCTATCCCCCCCCTATCCTTTGCCTTTCGATTAACTAACGAGTTTCCgatctctttcttttcattatttccctatttgaaaagaaatgtttgaCATATTTAACGAGCGGAAGCGGAAAATTTCTCTTCGTTTAGATTTGTCttattgatttctttttcctccttttccGATATTGAATGCGTTTggacagaagaaaaaaaacaaaaatagaaacgAGTTCGCGTGTCCTTCGACTTTGCCTCTTACCTGTGATATGGTTCAGTTTCGTAACTCTTTCAACTTTTGCAATTCAGACTTAAAAAGTTCATTCCTCCCCTCCCcgaaaaagtttttattttcaatccGACGATTGGGATTTAAAGTTTACAACGCTTCATTGCGGTTCGTTGCAATGAAAAGGGAAAGGTAACAGTGCGTTGAATAGCCGATGATTggctctcgtttttttttttttctttttctttcccgctGGTTTCGTGTGTGGCTAAGTGTCGAAGAGACAacggagagaaagagagagaggtgTGTGCGACTATCCGAGCGTGTACTTACTGCCCAGTCATTGCTCCCTGGGCTCGGCGCGTGTGTTTTGGTCGTCTGTACGACTTTGGAGCCCCGTCTTCATTCGAAATTGATGGTCAATTGCATGTGAACTGAAAAGATAGCAGGAGCTGCTTCAATGTGCGTCGTAAGCAATGATCCTCTTTCATCCGAGACGGAGCTCAGACTCGTCGAGACCCCATTCCCGATTCGCCACACAACTGACGATTATTTCAATCAGCTACGATTAGGAGGAAACTCGTGTGTTGGaatggtttttttcttgtttttttgtttgtctgaTTTCACGCTCCAAGACTAAATTAAAAAACCCGGGCCGTTATCTCCCCTCGGATAGTGGTGTGTCCATGTGTAGAAATAGCTGAAGggcttttttttcaatatcccatcacaatttgtttaatttcttcaacgaattgaatgaaagttacaaaagaaaagacaaaaaggaaaaaggcaattgaaagaaattttaaggggggaaaaaaaagggacgtcTGTTGCGTTGTACGTGACGTATGCGGCCCTGTTGACCAACGAATTGTCATTAAGAGAAAGGGAAATGTACATACAAatggatgtttttttttctttaaaaaatgaaaagagaaatggTAACAACAAgacaataataacaacaacaatctACGCGGTGCAAGCTAATTGGTGTGTGAGCGCACCGGGAGTGTATTGTGTTTGAACGGTGGCGTTTCTCGTGCAGCAGTAATGCGTGTATACGGATGTGTATACCCGCACTCACGGGCGGTGGCGGCTTCCTCACATCCACTGGCCATTGCGGAAgtggcttcttttttttttgtgcgtgtaTGGAGGACTTAAGGTTGTGGGCTGGGCTGCAACTCGTCGGCCCGTGACGTCCAATTGATGGCCATGTACCGTGCACGCCTATTTCCTTTCTCTTTGCTGTCCGAGACGGACGGACATTCATCTAAGATGagcgcatttttttttcttcctcttctcgTGTTCGTCCTTGTTGGTCACGCAAGAATTAGTTTACCTCCTCTTCGCACTCCCGTTTCATCTTGTCGACCGTGATAATCCGTTTTGGAAATGACGAGAAGAGAAAGACAATGGACGTGGAgcttgttcttcttcatcaAACAAATGTCGCCTTCGTCAAAAATGACCGTAGTTGGAAAGAtattttgtcttctctcttttCATGTTGACCCCATCAATTGAATGGAGTCGACATTGTTGAAATCGATTGACCTGCTTGTTTTTCCTTCATGCTTTTATATGTAAATCCGTTAGATGTGTCATCACATCATCCGGTCCTGACATCGTGACTGGCCTTCCCTCGAAGCAGAAACCAAAAATAGGAGTGCAAGCGAGTTTTGATAGTGTCGCTTTAGTTTCTCGAGGCGTCCACGACATTCTTTTTACGACATGTCGCGTTATGACCGGAAGAATGTCTTGCCACCGTTGCGTCATGATTTTTGTTAGACCGAACTAAAGCAAGAACAGgtgtatttgttttgttgctTAGGGTGGTGGATTGTGGATAGAATGTTtgataaattcaaaaaaaaaaagaaagaagattcCAGTTTGAGAATGAAATTCAGTAACCGGTCCGATCCCGTCTGGTCCGGCcttattttcttgttaaaaAGAGTTTTGAGTTGAGTGTACAGTTATgtatttttcttcgttttcttttttccttcaatttatttttttattcttttttgtcgTTCATAGCGTGAACAACGAAAAGGGTGGGtagttgttgttttctccTCCCCTCCCGTCCTCTTCTTATTTTGCGGTGACGTATTGGTCACGAGGGCTTTTTGCTCTGTTGAACACGTGGCCGGGTGTCCACTCAATTGGAATGTAGTCCTACCTCCCCCTCTCCTCTCCTTCTATTGTGTATATATCTATCTATCTCTTGTATCTGTATGTTGTTGTGTATGTGGAAGGCGCTGAGAGAAACGGATCCAGATCGCTGATTCtggatgtgtgtgtgtgtgtgtggctctttttttttccgtttttgttaTCTTCTCTTTCGCCTTACTTTTCTCTCAGTTCGTCGAACTTCatgtttctttctctttttccatctctctctccccctcccccattATGTATACCAGCAGGGCAGGAAAGCTGTTCTGCAACagccgcagcagcagcagcgtcGGCTGTCCAGCGGGAGGAGCGCTCCAAAGTGTTGAGAGAGCGACAGAACGAGGAGCGCCAGCGCAAGTTGGAGGAGCTGAAACAACAAGTAAACGAAAACGTTTTGACTCTTtgagtttgtttttgttttttttcgctgGTTATCGTTGTGCCCATTGTTTCTTCTACCGCCCATCTTGAATACGGATTTCTGTGTGCGTGTAATTGCGTGTGTCAttcatttaaatatttgtgtttggaaaacaaacaaaaaaatccaaataGGCGTTGGCAACGCAAAAGTTTCGtgaacaacaagaagaagaacgccGCCGACGAATGGAAGAGCAGCGCCTACGCGACCTGGAGCGCCGCACCCAGGTCGAGGAGCGCAAAAAGGCCATCCTGGAAGCGGAACGCGAACGACGGGAGGCCATGCTACGGCGCAGTGAAGATCGTGGCATCCGGCAGGAGACGAAACGCCGCAACGAACGCGGATCCATCGCCTTTGCCTTTGGCAGCTCAACGCCGAGGATGCTGGAGCCGGTAGACAGCTGCTCAAGTTATTGGGGCTCGAGAAGGTCAGATAAGATAACAACCAAACAACTTGACTATACTTTGCATGATTTTCCTATCTTatgtatttaaattttggactttctttttttttttttctctccatttttttttcgtgcaatttgaaacaaataaaaaaaaaatgacacagGGCCACGTCAACCACCAATGTCATGTCGGCCTCCAGTCATGGACGCGTCATGCTGAATGAGACAACCGCGCCCAACGGTGGtgggaacaacaacaaactccGGGCCTCTTCAGTCTTTGGACTCGATCAGAATCAAGgtaaatattttgttgtttctttttatttatttattttgttttgttttgtttttttcgtataaggagttattattattgttattattttgaaTTGGTTTtgctggttttttttttttcctttcttccctttggcttttctttaaattactatagatttttttcttttttctgcaCTCCCACATTTTATCGCCGTCATTTTGTTTCGGTTGAGGCGTTGTACATATCATCCGTTTGTGACTCATTgcctatttttccccctaaaTTTTGACGACGATTTCAACAtcgcccatcttttttttaattttttttttattattattaaaaaaacaaacacttgAAACATGCGCATTGCTGTGATGACGACATGTCCGCCAAcgggaatttcaaaaaaaaaaaaattaattaaaagaTGACGAAAGCGACCGCGGGCAACGGCGAATGAGTCAAGAAGTTGAATGGGAAAATAGCCGTCGGGCGTCAGAAGTGATGACGTCGTCGTCAGTGAGGAAAACTAGCGTTGGCGACACGATTTCGGCTTTTGGCCAACAACGCCAGCCTCCCGAGGTCTACCACCCGTCGATCCACCGCCACAACAATAGGTGGTCGGCTGGTCGACCTCATACGAGCTCACTCTTTGGTGCTGGATGTTTCTTTTTAGGTGAGGCTTCAGCTTCTCTTTTATCCGCTGGTGCACGACCGTTGACATGAGTGATCGTCCCCGATCGGATAACAATTTCAGGATTAATCTGAATGCCTTATTTTCAAAGAAGAGAGACATCCGCTCTAATGCATCCCTGCTGCATGGCCATTGGCAATAGATACGAGCACTTAAACAATGCGGAGCTTCCAAATAATTAATTCgctcttttcgtttttccttgttttcttgTCTCATTATCATAATGTTTCTTGGTTATGTTTTTggatatctttttttgttttgtttttatgtgtgtttttttatcgTCCCTTTGTCACACAAGACTCACGGTCTGGTGCATTCTTTTGTTAAGCTTTTGTTTTGACGTTGGGGAGGGCAAACGTTGTTGGCTCACGCCCAATCGCAATTAACCAATGGAAATGAGTCGTttatttgtttcgtttttcgtcGATGCATGTTTTTGTGTTTCGACTTTTAATTGGTTTATTTCTCGTCTAATTTTTGTAAACGCGTGAATGTTTTGTTGGTGATTATCAGGCGATGATTTGATGACGCAATCGACTTCAGCCGTTCAGGGTGGACGAAGGAAGAGGACCGACTTGATCCCAACGATCCCAATCCACCGAGGGGAAGGTGACAGATCACCACGTTCGCCGCTGTACGGCTCGTCGTCGGGCGCCTCGTCCAGCCGGGGATCCGTCAATCGCTCAACAGGTATGTCGGTCTCGTTGTCGCGACTGGACCAACTGTCGCAGCCGCGTCGTCGACTTTCGCAAAATCAATTGCCCTCGCCCTCCACCGCCCCCCTCCAGCCCTTGCACGAAACTGAAAGCCCCCAACATCCACCAACTACACAATTAgtctcctcctcctcctcctcctgctCTAACAAATCGGCCACCACCACTACCCGGTCGTCTCGACCCGCAACCCGAATGCACCCGTCATCGTCGTCTTCTGCCGGAACGATTGCAGCACGCAGCAATCGCAGCATGTCTAAAAGCATGTCTCATTTGGCTCCTGGCCGCCCTTCTCCTTCCAAAGAAAGCGCTTCGTCCGCAACCGACAGATCGACTACTCCTCACACACCTCGTAATGGTGcgacaacgacgacgacaCGAGCTGAACGATTGCGCCAAAAAGCGCGTCAGCACGCACCGTCGCAACGCCCTCATCATGGTATGGGTTAGAAATGTGTTGTGTCGAGCACGGCAAAACTTACCAGACAAAACATGAGATGACGATCGCTACTGGCGGCTATTGCTCAAATCGCTTTTGAATGCAAGTTTTCTCTTCGCTTTCTGCtctcaaaactttttttttttttttttttcaaaacaccTGCGctattttttcttccccccctttCTCACTCGAATTGTCTTCCAAACATTCGAGAAATTGTGTCTTGGTCGCACACCGTCACGTCCGCTAACTTTCGTGTTTTTGACCACAAAATTGGATATCGGCCTTGTACGGCATTGAGAGCGTCGGCGTCGGTAACCCGGAAAGCAGCAGAAGTGGAATAATTGAGGCGTTTCTCTTTTAAAATAGGGAATTTTTTGGGTTAAAAGTATTTCGTTGTCGGATaattaagttaaaaaaaaactaatgatATCAATCATTTTTGGGGATCGAAGAAGGAATCATTTCCTTtcgacatttttttgttttcttttgtagtcatcttttgattttgatcgTGATAGCCAAAACCGGTATTTAAACGGAATGCATCTCTTCCCCGTACAGCGAAATTGGGGCGCGACAGCAGTTATGACAGTAGTTGGCACACAAAAGCCAACAGCAGCACAAAATAATGGGAAGTTATCCGCGATTTTGCGGACTGAATAGCATCACGACGGTCTCtcgaaactaaaaaaaaaaagaaattacaaAATAAAGAGGgagggaaagaaaatgtttttcttgtctGGGATAACATCTGGCACGTCTTGTGCTTTCATGTCTGTTCGGAAAAAAATAACAGAGCCAATCCGATTTGCTTATGAAAGATGATGGCGT
This genomic window contains:
- the LOC116916272 gene encoding histone-lysine N-methyltransferase, H3 lysine-79 specific isoform X1; translation: MSVGVGMGLGRGHVTLGHNVNLISSKTTSSASDRNDGLDGMIEHDQISPTWSVQCWDTLGDQVDHLILLPERALTMDSGWLQADLAEILAHSVIGHGRGDSRDYSLTPFLSHPHERSSLSHDASDSWLAHSRRRSLDWSSVNPSSQPQSPFVAIATSPDPGQESCSATAAAAAASAVQREERSKVLRERQNEERQRKLEELKQQALATQKFREQQEEERRRRMEEQRLRDLERRTQVEERKKAILEAERERREAMLRRSEDRGIRQETKRRNERGSIAFAFGSSTPRMLEPVDSCSSYWGSRRATSTTNVMSASSHGRVMLNETTAPNGGGNNNKLRASSVFGLDQNQDDESDRGQRRMSQEVEWENSRRASEVMTSSSVRKTSVGDTISAFGQQRQPPEVYHPSIHRHNNRWSAGRPHTSSLFGAGCFFLGDDLMTQSTSAVQGGRRKRTDLIPTIPIHRGEGDRSPRSPLYGSSSGASSSRGSVNRSTGMSVSLSRLDQLSQPRRRLSQNQLPSPSTAPLQPLHETESPQHPPTTQLVSSSSSSCSNKSATTTTRSSRPATRMHPSSSSSAGTIAARSNRSMSKSMSHLAPGRPSPSKESASSATDRSTTPHTPRNGATTTTTRAERLRQKARQHAPSQRPHHGLRSGDITPSSPTRPLSALSQVSSVSTTVASSTASVSGHVRARTAPAGGRKPRPVSIAGTGMSLSEAARASRASRENINSRERSKETKEKENERTRQTQPTPTNATPRPARARSADMRKDNNNATQQQQNKSPEGSAQSQQQPSNAKRPSRDARNATSSAKDAKTPVKASLVESAKSAKGAKTDDGANKSNKAAAAASKKADDDAVKPELLQVPQVQVMVSAADVQLQESNEADVKVDESDRSTAVDVLPVVAVEPDLVSMTESVSGDSQDVEIPQIINDVVAAPSEMSHNEGQVSADSIPSGSTTPSETGSISSDSMPSSLQSLQSRKIISSEEEAKAALAEKRRLAREQMEREAERERLRAEEERLKEEERQRQEELEQKLAEEEMNRMALEARQAEEERLQKAIEETQRREEEERLRREEEARQRVEKEQQDRKAREEAEKLRKENEERLRREEEERQERRKRVEAIMARTRGKSSGPGSSNNKGGNELNNTVSSVQSTSDVTNVSVINNSISQPDLLGDIVNKTSNGSNGDDSNKQLSLSADDDSLMDDDTTKKNNGFHHHHKNQHIDETDFSSSLASTTTTSDLPDISNVTANADSVNSNASTNNITAEVEHVEFLA
- the LOC116916272 gene encoding histone-lysine N-methyltransferase, H3 lysine-79 specific isoform X2 — translated: MSVGVGMGLGRGHVTLGHNVNLISSKTTSSASDRNDGLDGMIEHDQISPTWSVQCWDTLGDQVDHLILLPERALTMDSGWLQADLAEILAHSVIGHGRGDSRDYSLTPFLSHPHERSSLSHDASDSWLAHSRRRSLDWSSVNPSSQPQSPFVAIATSPDRQESCSATAAAAAASAVQREERSKVLRERQNEERQRKLEELKQQALATQKFREQQEEERRRRMEEQRLRDLERRTQVEERKKAILEAERERREAMLRRSEDRGIRQETKRRNERGSIAFAFGSSTPRMLEPVDSCSSYWGSRRATSTTNVMSASSHGRVMLNETTAPNGGGNNNKLRASSVFGLDQNQDDESDRGQRRMSQEVEWENSRRASEVMTSSSVRKTSVGDTISAFGQQRQPPEVYHPSIHRHNNRWSAGRPHTSSLFGAGCFFLGDDLMTQSTSAVQGGRRKRTDLIPTIPIHRGEGDRSPRSPLYGSSSGASSSRGSVNRSTGMSVSLSRLDQLSQPRRRLSQNQLPSPSTAPLQPLHETESPQHPPTTQLVSSSSSSCSNKSATTTTRSSRPATRMHPSSSSSAGTIAARSNRSMSKSMSHLAPGRPSPSKESASSATDRSTTPHTPRNGATTTTTRAERLRQKARQHAPSQRPHHGLRSGDITPSSPTRPLSALSQVSSVSTTVASSTASVSGHVRARTAPAGGRKPRPVSIAGTGMSLSEAARASRASRENINSRERSKETKEKENERTRQTQPTPTNATPRPARARSADMRKDNNNATQQQQNKSPEGSAQSQQQPSNAKRPSRDARNATSSAKDAKTPVKASLVESAKSAKGAKTDDGANKSNKAAAAASKKADDDAVKPELLQVPQVQVMVSAADVQLQESNEADVKVDESDRSTAVDVLPVVAVEPDLVSMTESVSGDSQDVEIPQIINDVVAAPSEMSHNEGQVSADSIPSGSTTPSETGSISSDSMPSSLQSLQSRKIISSEEEAKAALAEKRRLAREQMEREAERERLRAEEERLKEEERQRQEELEQKLAEEEMNRMALEARQAEEERLQKAIEETQRREEEERLRREEEARQRVEKEQQDRKAREEAEKLRKENEERLRREEEERQERRKRVEAIMARTRGKSSGPGSSNNKGGNELNNTVSSVQSTSDVTNVSVINNSISQPDLLGDIVNKTSNGSNGDDSNKQLSLSADDDSLMDDDTTKKNNGFHHHHKNQHIDETDFSSSLASTTTTSDLPDISNVTANADSVNSNASTNNITAEVEHVEFLA